AGTCGCTGCTTTTCTATTTCGCCTTCGGAAGTTTCAGCAATATTGGAGTAATTGACAGCCTTTTGTCACTATTGATCTATTCCGGACTGGCACTTTCATTATGGTATCCTTTCAGTTTCTTTAATTCATCAAAACCGTCAGTTCCTGTTCTTGTCGGGAACCTGGTTGCAAGCGGTGCAGTTTCAGTTATTATTTGGGTCCTGGTCACAAAGCTTATTATGCAATCCATTTTACCTGAGGGAAACAACTACCAGGCCTATTATGACGCCACTTTCTCATACAGGGTTGGAACCGGAGTATTCATTTACGGACTGATAATTCTTACTTATTATCTCTTTATTAGTCTTACAAATCTCTCAGAAAAAAATGCAAAAGAGGCCCGTCTTGAAAGCCTGGTAAAAGAGACCGAACTTAAAATGCTGAGGTCGCAGATAAATCCCCATTTTCTGTTCAACAGCCTGAACTCAATCAGTTCACTCACTGTAACCGACCCTGAAAAGGCGAGGACTATGGTTGTTAAACTTTCTGATTTTATGAGATATGCGCTTTCCAGAAAAGATGAACAGCCTGTCTCGCTTCAGAGTGAACTGGATAATCTTCGCTTATATCTCGAAATAGAAAAGGTAAGGTTTGGAGATAAGCTGACAACGGAGGAAAACATAGAAACCAACTGTCTTGATTTCAAACTACCGGTCATGCTTCTGCAACCACTCTACGAAAATGCTGTCAAGCATGGCGTTTATGAAAGTACTGAAACAGTCAGGATTATTACAGAAGCCAGAATGATCGACGGATTTATTGAAATAATAATTAAAAACAATTACGACACAGTACCTTCTTTAAGGAAGGGAACCGGTACAGGATTATTAAATGTGACCAGAAGGCTTGAATTGTTTTACGGGAATAAAGCATCAATAAAAACAACAAAAGAGAACAACATATATACTGTAACACTCTATATACCAGCTGGTGTTTCATAAATTTCAGGGTTCTTTTTTTACCGCTGAGCATCGCTGAGAAAAAGCAGAGAGCCGCTGAGATGAATTTGTAAAGAACGCACCTCTGCGGCTCTCAATTATATTCTCTGTGGCCCTCTGCGGTAAACAAACCTCAAAACATCAGAATTTTCAAACAACATCCGGTTTACTGATCTTTCGAACTCAATTATTTCATAAATTTAGGGTGCAGAAAATATAGGTTTTTCAAATACAAGGAATCTGGAAAAAATGGAAAAGATAAAGATCATCATAATAGACGACGAAACACCGGCAAGAGAGTTAGTCAAGCACTATTTAAAGGAAGTTGACGACATTGAAGTTATTGCCGAATGTGCAGATGGTTTTTCCGGACTTAAATCTATCTCAACGCTGAAACCCGACCTGGTATTCCTGGATATCCAGATGCCAAGACTTACCGGTATTGAGTTGGTTGAAGTCCTTACAGAGAAACCTGAAATTATTTTTGCTACTGCTTATGATCAATTTGCCTTAAGGGCTTTTGAACTTAATGCAGTTGACTATATTATGAAACCTTATGAAAAAAGAAGGTTCCTTGAAGCTGTAAAAAAAGCAATTGATAAGATAAGATCCGGGGCAGGAAATAATGTCCCGGCAAATCAACTCCTTGCACAAAAGCCTGAACTACCTGCCCCGGTAAACAGGATAGTCGTGAGAAAAGCCAATTCTATAAATATCATCCCTGTTGATCAGGTAAGATATGTTGAGGCACAGGATGATTATGTTATGATATATCATGCTACAGGAAAGGCTCTGAAGCAACAGACAATGAAATACTACGAGGAAAACCTCCCGAAATCGGATTTTGTCAGAATTCACCGCACTTACATTGTTAATGTTGCAGAGATAAAACAAATCGAACCCTACGGGAAAGATAACCATGTGGCAGTCCTGAACTCAGGAGATAAATTGCCGGTTAGCCGGTCGGGGTATAAGCAGCTAAGAGAAGATTTGGGATTCTGAAATCCATTAACCGCAAAGAACACAAAGACATTACGCAAAGGGCACAAAGAGCTTAATAACAACGCTTTTACTTTGTGTACTTCGTGATTACTTTGTGTCCTTTGTGGTTAAAAAATCTATCTTTTAAGACGGTTTGATTTTTTCCAGTTACTTAATGGTTTATACCTGCGAAAATGAATGAGAGGGACCGGGTCATAGCCGTGAGTGCCCCCAGGCCTGCATCTTAAAATCCTGCCTGTTCCCATAATCAATCCAAGAAGAGGTCCGTGTAACTTAAGTGCATCAAGCATATATTGAGAGCAGGAAGGCTCATGCCTGCAGCCGGGTCTGATAAATGGAGATATTGAGTACCTGTAAAAA
The nucleotide sequence above comes from Bacteroidales bacterium. Encoded proteins:
- a CDS encoding LytTR family transcriptional regulator DNA-binding domain-containing protein gives rise to the protein MEKIKIIIIDDETPARELVKHYLKEVDDIEVIAECADGFSGLKSISTLKPDLVFLDIQMPRLTGIELVEVLTEKPEIIFATAYDQFALRAFELNAVDYIMKPYEKRRFLEAVKKAIDKIRSGAGNNVPANQLLAQKPELPAPVNRIVVRKANSINIIPVDQVRYVEAQDDYVMIYHATGKALKQQTMKYYEENLPKSDFVRIHRTYIVNVAEIKQIEPYGKDNHVAVLNSGDKLPVSRSGYKQLREDLGF
- the yidD gene encoding membrane protein insertion efficiency factor YidD, which gives rise to MNSVLSFLLALPVHFYRYSISPFIRPGCRHEPSCSQYMLDALKLHGPLLGLIMGTGRILRCRPGGTHGYDPVPLIHFRRYKPLSNWKKSNRLKR
- a CDS encoding histidine kinase, encoding MKHPVFQNRVRLIVWWLIWLFLAAGQSLLFYFAFGSFSNIGVIDSLLSLLIYSGLALSLWYPFSFFNSSKPSVPVLVGNLVASGAVSVIIWVLVTKLIMQSILPEGNNYQAYYDATFSYRVGTGVFIYGLIILTYYLFISLTNLSEKNAKEARLESLVKETELKMLRSQINPHFLFNSLNSISSLTVTDPEKARTMVVKLSDFMRYALSRKDEQPVSLQSELDNLRLYLEIEKVRFGDKLTTEENIETNCLDFKLPVMLLQPLYENAVKHGVYESTETVRIITEARMIDGFIEIIIKNNYDTVPSLRKGTGTGLLNVTRRLELFYGNKASIKTTKENNIYTVTLYIPAGVS